A single window of Flavobacterium aestivum DNA harbors:
- a CDS encoding response regulator transcription factor: MKKRNTKILLVDDEPDILEIVGYNLAHEGYQIVTATNGKEAIEKAKKELPDLIIMDVMMPEMDGMEACENIRKIPELNNVIITFLTARSEDYSQVAGFDAGADDYITKPIKPKLLVSKVKALLRRLKEQEQSSETLNVGGIEINREEYKIVKNSIEIALPRKEFELFYLLASKPGKVFKREEILDKVWGNDVVVGGRTIDVHIRKLREKIGDDLFKTIKGVGYKFEV, translated from the coding sequence ATGAAGAAAAGAAACACCAAGATTCTTCTGGTTGATGATGAACCAGATATTTTAGAAATTGTAGGCTATAATTTAGCGCATGAAGGGTATCAGATTGTAACAGCTACTAATGGTAAAGAAGCTATTGAAAAAGCAAAAAAAGAATTACCGGATCTTATCATAATGGATGTGATGATGCCAGAGATGGATGGAATGGAAGCTTGCGAGAATATTAGAAAAATTCCAGAGCTAAATAATGTAATTATTACTTTTTTGACTGCCAGAAGTGAGGACTATTCACAAGTTGCAGGTTTTGATGCCGGTGCGGATGATTATATTACCAAACCTATTAAGCCGAAATTACTGGTAAGCAAAGTAAAAGCTTTGTTAAGAAGGTTGAAAGAACAAGAACAAAGTAGTGAAACCCTTAATGTGGGTGGAATAGAAATCAATCGTGAGGAATATAAAATCGTCAAGAACAGTATAGAGATTGCTCTGCCGAGAAAAGAATTTGAACTTTTTTATTTATTAGCTTCTAAGCCTGGAAAAGTGTTTAAAAGAGAAGAAATCCTAGATAAAGTCTGGGGAAATGACGTAGTTGTTGGAGGAAGAACTATTGATGTTCATATCCGAAAACTTCGTGAAAAAATTGGAGATGATCTTTTTAAAACCATAAAAGGGGTAGGTTATAAATTTGAAGTTTAA
- a CDS encoding sensor histidine kinase: MKINFKKSYKFAIKSALFISLFVSGFSMILSALLFKSTFGSVLLFGFISVFFVYLFSFFVLQYRVERFIYRRVKKIYDDVSLLESSTFINKPITTDMETLTREVKKFATDKKLEIEMLQVREEYRREFLGNVSHELKTPLFTVQGYLSTLIDGAMDDKSIRKKYLKRAEKGVERLIYIVEDLDMITKLESGDLNLEFTKFDIVKLIQNVFDLLEMKADKKNITLAFENDNIQPIFVNGDKDKIQQVVENLIVNSIKYGKEGGLTEVSIVNLTNKKVLVRVTDNGEGIEVQNIPRLFERFYRVDKSGSRTEGGSGLGLAIVKHIIEAHKEKIYVESEFGIGSEFSFTLEKTFITDQLGLKKNKNKS, encoded by the coding sequence ATGAAAATTAATTTCAAGAAAAGTTACAAGTTTGCTATAAAATCGGCTTTGTTTATCAGTTTATTTGTGTCCGGTTTTAGCATGATTCTTTCAGCATTACTGTTCAAATCTACTTTTGGTAGTGTTCTATTGTTTGGATTTATCAGTGTGTTCTTTGTTTATTTGTTTTCGTTTTTTGTTTTACAGTATAGGGTAGAACGCTTTATATACAGAAGAGTTAAGAAAATCTATGATGATGTTTCGCTCTTAGAGTCAAGTACTTTTATAAACAAACCCATAACAACCGATATGGAAACTTTGACTAGGGAAGTAAAGAAATTTGCTACCGATAAAAAGTTAGAAATAGAAATGTTGCAGGTTCGTGAGGAGTATAGAAGAGAGTTTTTAGGGAATGTATCCCATGAGCTTAAAACCCCTTTGTTTACAGTACAAGGTTATTTGTCTACTCTTATTGATGGTGCTATGGACGATAAATCCATTAGAAAGAAATACTTGAAACGTGCCGAAAAAGGAGTAGAACGATTGATTTACATTGTCGAAGATTTGGATATGATAACCAAATTAGAATCAGGGGATTTGAACCTAGAGTTTACAAAATTTGATATCGTAAAACTGATTCAGAATGTATTTGATTTATTAGAGATGAAAGCCGATAAAAAGAACATCACATTGGCATTCGAAAATGATAACATTCAGCCCATTTTTGTAAATGGAGATAAAGATAAAATTCAACAAGTAGTTGAAAATTTGATTGTAAATTCTATAAAATACGGAAAAGAAGGTGGTTTGACCGAAGTTTCTATAGTGAATTTGACCAATAAAAAAGTATTGGTTCGGGTTACGGATAATGGAGAAGGAATAGAAGTCCAAAATATACCACGTCTTTTTGAACGATTTTATAGAGTTGATAAAAGCGGTTCTCGCACCGAAGGAGGTTCAGGATTAGGACTTGCAATAGTGAAACATATTATTGAAGCCCATAAAGAAAAAATTTATGTTGAAAGTGAATTTGGCATAGGTTCGGAGTTTTCTTTTACCCTTGAAAAGACATTTATTACGGATCAATTAGGGCTCAAGAAAAATAAAAATAAGTCATAA
- a CDS encoding porin, with amino-acid sequence MKKVIVAMAVLCFGVASAQEVTNDSIKPISIDSLQQAINMHQLKFDALNEQLSPLQEEVDRMSKLKISGYMQVQYEMYNYQDVPTATGPLQLKPGTAETNVPLTTNPTDVTNSFVIRRARVKFTYKPIEGVAFVLQPNFSFSAVTLKDAYVQLNDPWLNTFQLWVGQFNRPDYEVEFSSRDRIILERSRMTTILYPQERDLGAKFVVDFVNKYEIPLKIDFAAFNGNFGEGPIANQVSDVDSDKDIVVRATYSLKFPNAGLGIDFGGNGYFGKNTVFAAGTYSDINNNPFTAAVGDKLDKHWIGAELQLYYDVLGGFALKSQFNKGVISGTSGAAIINNNPSFNFSGEREFIGYYVTLEKNFGSKYQAAVRYDSWDPNARLSGDAVTVAPDLRVHTWSFAFDYFFNNYTKIALGYSMPINETSSTVGGIYNSDVKNNTTTLRFQVSF; translated from the coding sequence ATGAAAAAAGTTATAGTTGCAATGGCGGTGTTGTGCTTTGGCGTTGCAAGTGCTCAAGAAGTTACTAATGATTCAATTAAGCCAATTAGCATTGATTCATTACAACAAGCAATAAATATGCATCAATTAAAATTTGATGCATTGAATGAACAACTATCTCCTTTACAAGAAGAAGTTGATAGAATGTCTAAGTTGAAAATTTCTGGTTACATGCAAGTGCAGTACGAGATGTATAATTATCAAGATGTGCCAACTGCTACAGGTCCGCTTCAATTGAAACCAGGAACTGCAGAAACGAATGTACCGTTAACTACGAATCCTACCGATGTTACCAATTCATTTGTGATAAGAAGAGCAAGGGTAAAATTTACTTATAAGCCTATTGAAGGGGTAGCATTCGTTTTGCAACCTAATTTTTCTTTTAGCGCGGTGACTTTGAAAGATGCTTATGTTCAGTTGAATGACCCTTGGTTAAACACTTTTCAATTATGGGTAGGGCAATTCAATAGACCTGATTATGAGGTAGAATTTTCTTCAAGAGACAGAATAATATTGGAAAGAAGTAGAATGACAACAATTTTATATCCTCAAGAAAGAGATTTGGGAGCAAAGTTTGTTGTTGATTTTGTAAATAAATATGAAATTCCTTTGAAAATTGATTTTGCGGCATTTAATGGAAACTTCGGAGAAGGACCAATTGCTAATCAAGTTTCGGATGTAGATAGTGATAAAGATATAGTGGTAAGAGCAACTTATTCATTGAAGTTTCCAAATGCAGGTTTAGGAATCGACTTTGGAGGGAATGGTTATTTTGGAAAAAATACTGTTTTTGCAGCTGGTACTTATAGTGATATTAATAACAATCCATTTACAGCAGCAGTTGGAGATAAGTTAGATAAACATTGGATTGGAGCTGAGCTTCAGCTATACTATGATGTTTTAGGTGGTTTTGCTTTAAAATCTCAATTTAACAAAGGGGTTATCTCTGGTACTTCTGGTGCTGCAATCATTAATAATAATCCTTCTTTTAATTTTAGTGGAGAAAGAGAATTTATAGGATACTATGTAACATTAGAGAAAAACTTTGGATCTAAATATCAAGCAGCGGTTCGTTATGACTCATGGGATCCAAACGCAAGATTATCAGGTGATGCAGTAACTGTAGCTCCGGATTTGAGAGTACATACTTGGTCATTTGCTTTTGACTATTTCTTTAATAATTACACAAAAATCGCTTTAGGATATTCAATGCCAATAAACGAGACGAGTTCAACAGTTGGTGGAATTTATAATAGTGATGTAAAAAATAATACAACAACCTTGAGATTTCAAGTTAGTTTCTAA
- a CDS encoding PstS family phosphate ABC transporter substrate-binding protein encodes MNTTKFKIATLLVVVMTIGFSFTTINKVTVKGSDTMVILSQKWAEVYMKKNPGTSIQVTGGGSGVGLAALINGSTDIANSSRPIKPSEVEKLKARYGSLGVEIPCAKDGLSVYLNKANPVTALTLKQIGQIFAGKITNWKEVGGADAPIKLYGRESSSGTFGFFKDNVVKTDFAPTCQTLPGTAAIVNAVKKDKNSIGYGGAAYAEGVKDCGVKKDDKSPAILPTAATIKNKTYPITRYLYMYLKSRPTGETKEFIDWILSPAGQGLIEEVGYYPLK; translated from the coding sequence ATGAATACAACAAAATTTAAAATAGCAACTCTTTTAGTAGTGGTAATGACTATTGGATTTTCATTCACTACAATAAATAAAGTTACCGTAAAAGGGTCGGATACTATGGTTATTTTGTCTCAAAAATGGGCCGAAGTATACATGAAAAAAAATCCAGGAACATCAATACAAGTTACAGGTGGAGGATCTGGAGTAGGTTTAGCAGCATTAATTAATGGATCTACAGATATTGCAAATTCAAGTCGTCCTATCAAACCTTCTGAAGTAGAAAAATTAAAAGCAAGATACGGTTCTTTAGGAGTTGAAATTCCTTGTGCTAAAGATGGTTTGTCAGTATATTTAAATAAAGCTAATCCAGTAACTGCACTTACATTGAAACAAATTGGACAAATTTTTGCTGGGAAAATAACAAACTGGAAAGAAGTTGGTGGTGCTGATGCTCCTATTAAATTATATGGTAGAGAAAGTAGTTCTGGAACATTTGGTTTCTTTAAAGACAATGTGGTTAAAACAGATTTTGCTCCAACTTGTCAAACATTGCCTGGAACAGCTGCAATTGTAAATGCTGTTAAAAAAGATAAAAATTCAATAGGTTACGGTGGAGCAGCTTATGCAGAAGGTGTAAAAGATTGTGGTGTAAAGAAAGACGATAAAAGTCCAGCAATTTTACCAACTGCAGCTACTATCAAAAACAAAACATATCCTATCACAAGATACTTGTACATGTATTTAAAATCAAGACCAACAGGTGAGACTAAAGAGTTTATCGATTGGATTTTGAGTCCTGCAGGTCAAGGTTTAATAGAAGAAGTAGGGTACTATCCTTTAAAATAA
- the pstC gene encoding phosphate ABC transporter permease subunit PstC — protein sequence MNPQLPIKQVFTKESLKKQFRLSEFLAEKIISSIAFLSIAIIFLIFIFVFKESLPIFNSGNGAKEKTEIKAEATGKPEAYGTEVAEDLKPESYGAETKEELKPESYGTEPKEDLKPETYGSEPVSQEDLKPESYGDTPKEDLTVASPEDETMNAVSENKEGSDKTWDTFLTTEWVPVSENPRFGMLALLIGTLKVTIIAMLIAGPLAVLAALYTSCFASKRVKEIIKPIIEMLAAFPSVVIGFFALMVLATFFQNVFGYDSRLNAFIGGVAMALAAIPIIYTISEDALAAIPKTYTEASLALGASKWQTAFFVVLPAATPGIFAALLLGVGRVFGETMIALMATGNAALVSANPFESVRTFAATIGSEMAETVFGDTHYSVLFFIGSLLFIFSFALNAVAEFYVKGKLLKKFQGK from the coding sequence ATGAACCCCCAATTACCCATAAAACAAGTTTTTACTAAAGAAAGTTTAAAAAAACAATTCAGGCTTTCCGAATTTCTTGCCGAAAAAATTATATCGTCGATTGCCTTTTTATCAATAGCTATTATTTTTTTAATTTTCATTTTTGTTTTTAAAGAGTCTTTACCCATATTTAATTCAGGAAATGGAGCTAAGGAAAAAACAGAAATTAAAGCTGAAGCTACAGGTAAGCCGGAAGCTTATGGTACCGAAGTTGCTGAGGATTTAAAACCAGAATCTTATGGTGCTGAAACAAAGGAGGAATTAAAACCGGAGTCTTACGGTACGGAACCGAAAGAGGATCTGAAACCAGAGACGTATGGTTCTGAACCTGTTTCTCAAGAGGATTTAAAGCCAGAAAGTTACGGAGATACTCCAAAGGAAGACTTAACGGTAGCATCGCCAGAAGATGAGACGATGAATGCTGTTTCAGAAAACAAAGAAGGTAGTGATAAAACGTGGGATACTTTTCTAACAACAGAATGGGTACCCGTTTCCGAGAATCCAAGATTTGGAATGTTAGCGTTGTTAATAGGTACTTTAAAAGTGACTATCATTGCAATGCTTATTGCAGGACCATTAGCGGTTCTTGCAGCATTATATACTTCGTGTTTTGCCTCAAAGAGGGTGAAAGAAATCATTAAACCAATTATTGAAATGTTAGCTGCTTTCCCATCTGTAGTTATTGGTTTTTTTGCTCTGATGGTATTGGCCACATTTTTTCAAAATGTATTTGGTTACGATTCTAGATTGAATGCTTTTATTGGAGGTGTAGCTATGGCCTTGGCAGCTATTCCTATCATTTATACGATTTCTGAAGATGCTTTGGCAGCTATTCCTAAAACCTATACCGAAGCAAGTTTAGCATTGGGAGCCAGTAAATGGCAAACTGCATTTTTTGTGGTTTTGCCTGCAGCGACACCTGGTATTTTTGCAGCTTTGTTGTTAGGAGTAGGAAGGGTTTTTGGAGAAACGATGATTGCGCTAATGGCAACTGGAAATGCAGCCTTAGTGTCTGCCAATCCTTTTGAAAGTGTGAGAACATTTGCAGCAACCATTGGTTCTGAAATGGCAGAAACCGTTTTTGGAGATACTCATTATAGTGTTTTGTTTTTTATTGGGTCTTTACTTTTCATATTCTCATTTGCCTTAAATGCTGTTGCAGAATTTTATGTAAAAGGCAAATTGTTGAAAAAATTCCAAGGTAAATAA
- the pstA gene encoding phosphate ABC transporter permease PstA, which translates to MDKIINESEDHFFSSKKSISDIKGKVFIGITQIAVFLIIATLFIILGIIVYQGRSKFSWEFISQFPTNGMTEGGIFPALIGTFILVIVMSIAAVPFGTITALYLTEYAREDSKFAAAVRFSVRTLAVVPSIIFGLFGLGFFIQFLGAGADTAFNGGQLRWGQPNILWASLTMSLLTLPVIIVSVEEALKTIPRELREASLALGATKWQTIRKVVLPGSVSGIMTGTILAVSRGAGEVAPILFTGAAYYLATLPGSLSDQFMNLGYHIYIMSTQSSDVEKTMPIQFATTLVLLILTLSLNVVAVIIRSRIRRKAK; encoded by the coding sequence ATGGATAAAATTATAAATGAATCAGAAGATCACTTTTTTTCAAGTAAAAAGAGTATTTCGGATATAAAAGGAAAGGTTTTTATAGGAATCACACAAATAGCAGTGTTCTTAATCATTGCAACACTTTTTATCATTCTTGGAATTATAGTCTATCAAGGGCGTTCTAAGTTTTCTTGGGAGTTTATCTCTCAATTCCCTACTAATGGTATGACAGAAGGAGGAATATTTCCTGCTTTAATAGGGACTTTTATACTAGTAATCGTAATGTCTATAGCGGCGGTTCCTTTTGGGACTATTACGGCACTCTACTTAACGGAGTATGCTCGTGAAGATTCTAAGTTTGCTGCAGCAGTTCGATTCTCAGTACGTACACTTGCAGTGGTTCCTTCAATAATATTTGGTCTTTTTGGTCTTGGGTTTTTTATCCAATTTTTGGGTGCTGGAGCCGATACCGCTTTTAATGGAGGTCAATTGCGTTGGGGACAACCTAATATCCTTTGGGCAAGTTTAACGATGTCTTTATTGACATTGCCGGTTATTATTGTATCTGTTGAAGAAGCATTGAAAACAATCCCACGCGAATTAAGAGAAGCGAGTTTAGCACTTGGTGCAACCAAATGGCAAACTATTAGAAAAGTGGTGCTTCCGGGTTCTGTATCTGGAATTATGACAGGTACAATTCTCGCAGTAAGTAGAGGTGCAGGAGAAGTAGCTCCAATATTATTTACGGGGGCGGCATATTATTTGGCTACATTGCCAGGTTCACTAAGTGATCAATTCATGAACTTGGGATATCATATTTATATTATGTCTACCCAATCTTCGGATGTGGAGAAAACAATGCCAATACAGTTTGCTACAACTTTAGTGTTATTAATTTTGACATTATCTCTAAACGTAGTTGCTGTAATTATTAGATCAAGAATAAGAAGAAAAGCAAAATAA